A part of Pseudomonas sp. HR96 genomic DNA contains:
- a CDS encoding aldo/keto reductase: MKYVNLGRTGLKISPIALGCMTYGIPDRGKHPWTLDEDSSRPLIRQAVELGINFFDTANSYSDGTSEEIVGRALRDFARRDEIVIATKVYFKFRDAPNNGGLSRKAIFHEIDNSLRRLGTDYVDLYQIHRWDYETPIEETLEALHDVVKAGKALHIGASSMHAWQFAKALHTAERNGWTRFVSMQNHLNLLNREEERDMLPLCRDAGIAVLPWSPLARGRLTRAWDETSERTQTDDYGKTLYQARTADADRQVVEAVAQIAAERGVPKAQVALAWVRQAPGVTAPLVGASKPSHLTDAVAALELDLTDEEVQRLQAPYIPHEVVGFE, translated from the coding sequence ATGAAATACGTCAACCTGGGCCGCACCGGCCTGAAGATCTCGCCCATCGCCCTGGGCTGCATGACCTACGGCATTCCCGACCGCGGCAAGCACCCCTGGACGCTCGACGAAGACAGCAGCCGGCCGCTGATTCGTCAGGCGGTGGAGCTGGGCATCAACTTTTTCGACACGGCCAACAGCTACTCGGACGGCACCTCCGAGGAAATCGTTGGCCGCGCGCTGCGGGATTTCGCCCGCCGCGACGAGATCGTCATCGCCACCAAGGTCTACTTCAAGTTCCGCGACGCGCCGAACAACGGCGGCCTGTCGCGCAAGGCGATCTTCCACGAGATCGACAACAGCCTGCGGCGCCTTGGCACCGACTACGTCGACCTGTATCAGATTCACCGGTGGGACTACGAAACGCCTATCGAGGAAACCCTCGAGGCGCTCCACGACGTGGTCAAGGCCGGCAAGGCCCTGCACATCGGCGCTTCATCGATGCACGCCTGGCAGTTCGCCAAGGCCCTGCACACCGCCGAGCGCAACGGCTGGACACGCTTCGTCAGCATGCAGAACCACCTCAACCTGCTCAACCGCGAAGAGGAACGCGACATGCTGCCGCTGTGCCGCGACGCCGGCATCGCCGTGCTGCCGTGGAGCCCGCTGGCCCGCGGCCGGCTGACCCGCGCCTGGGACGAAACCAGCGAGCGTACCCAGACCGACGACTACGGCAAGACCTTGTACCAGGCGCGCACGGCTGACGCCGACCGCCAGGTAGTGGAAGCGGTAGCGCAGATCGCGGCCGAGCGCGGGGTACCCAAGGCGCAGGTGGCACTGGCGTGGGTGCGCCAGGCGCCGGGCGTCACCGCGCCATTGGTGGGAGCTTCCAAGCCGTCGCACCTGACCGACGCGGTGGCGGCATTGGAGCTGGATCTGACCGATGAGGAAGTACAACGCCTGCAGGCGCCCTACATTCCCCATGAGGTGGTCGGTTTCGAGTGA
- a CDS encoding gluconate:H+ symporter — protein MDPSTVAWMAHDSRLILCCLAAIATIIVLISATRLPPFLSILIGTFIAGIGAGLPAEEVAKAFSKGAGGILGEAGMIIALGAMLGAVMAESGAADRIATTLLKMGKGASLPWVMALVAMVIGLPLFFEVGLVMMVPIIFVMARRSGQPLLKIAIPALAGMTTLHALMPPHPGPLIAVSALHADLGLTMLLGLCLAIPAVILAGPLYGNWLSRRLHIEAPAELGELFSKPVTQPRQPSFAVSLLIILLPVLLMLGSTLAKVAMPVASGVAQTLKFLGEPLVALGLAVIAAVICLGWANGMAREHVGNTLRKSLAPIAVLLLTIGAGGGLKQTLLDAGVSQTISKVAEGAHMPYILLAWLIAVALRQATGSATVATTTTAGILAPLMAGLAATQSSLVALAIGAGSVFFCHVNDAGFWMVREYFGLQLKQTIMVWSVLQTIVSVVGLVGTLLLWHALG, from the coding sequence GTGGACCCATCAACCGTTGCCTGGATGGCCCATGACAGCCGCTTGATCCTTTGCTGCCTGGCCGCCATCGCCACCATTATCGTGCTGATCAGCGCCACTCGCCTGCCGCCGTTTCTGTCGATTCTGATCGGCACCTTCATTGCCGGCATTGGCGCCGGGCTGCCCGCCGAAGAAGTGGCCAAGGCGTTCAGCAAGGGTGCCGGCGGCATTCTCGGCGAGGCCGGCATGATCATCGCCCTGGGTGCGATGCTGGGCGCAGTGATGGCCGAATCGGGGGCGGCCGACCGTATCGCCACCACCTTGCTGAAGATGGGCAAGGGCGCCAGCCTGCCGTGGGTCATGGCCCTGGTGGCGATGGTCATCGGCCTGCCGCTGTTCTTCGAGGTCGGCCTGGTGATGATGGTGCCGATCATCTTTGTCATGGCCCGGCGCTCGGGCCAGCCGTTGTTGAAAATCGCCATTCCGGCGCTGGCCGGCATGACCACGCTGCATGCCCTGATGCCACCGCACCCGGGCCCGTTGATTGCGGTGAGTGCGCTGCATGCCGACCTCGGCCTGACCATGTTACTGGGCCTGTGCCTGGCCATTCCAGCGGTCATCCTGGCCGGCCCGCTGTATGGCAACTGGCTTTCGCGGCGCCTGCACATTGAAGCGCCTGCGGAGCTGGGCGAGCTGTTCAGCAAGCCGGTGACCCAGCCGCGCCAGCCGAGTTTTGCCGTGTCGCTGCTGATCATCCTGCTGCCCGTGCTGTTGATGCTCGGCAGTACCCTGGCCAAGGTGGCGATGCCAGTGGCCAGCGGCGTGGCGCAAACCTTGAAGTTCCTCGGCGAACCGCTGGTGGCACTGGGCCTGGCAGTGATCGCTGCGGTGATCTGCCTGGGCTGGGCCAACGGCATGGCCCGCGAGCATGTCGGCAACACCCTGCGTAAAAGCCTGGCGCCGATCGCCGTGCTGCTGCTGACCATAGGTGCCGGCGGCGGCCTCAAGCAGACCCTGCTGGATGCCGGCGTCAGCCAGACCATCAGCAAGGTCGCCGAGGGCGCGCACATGCCTTACATCCTGCTGGCCTGGCTGATCGCCGTGGCGCTGCGCCAGGCCACCGGATCGGCGACGGTGGCGACCACCACCACGGCGGGCATCCTCGCGCCCTTGATGGCCGGGCTGGCTGCCACCCAGAGTTCGCTGGTGGCGCTGGCCATCGGCGCTGGCTCGGTGTTCTTCTGTCACGTCAACGACGCCGGCTT
- a CDS encoding SulP family inorganic anion transporter — protein sequence MSLSLSLPQIRSNVLAGLTSSFALVPECIAFALVAQLNPLMGLYGAFIICTLTALFGGRPAMISGAAGSMAVVIVALVVQHGVQYLLATTVLGGLIMLLFGLLRLGKLVRMVPHPVMLGFVNGLAIIIAWSQLEHFHDAQGAWLRGSALWVMLGLVLLTMLIVYVLPRLTRAVPAALVAIVGVSLLVAWLDLPTRTLADMAAIAGNLPTLHLPQVPLTLQTLQIILPYAALMAMVGLLETLLTFNLTDEITETRGQPNRECMALGAANILSGLFGGMGGCAMIGQTVINLSSGGRGRLSGVVSGVMILLFILFLSPMIERIPLAALAGVMFVVAQQTFAWGSLRVLGKVPLTDALVIVAVTLVTVCTDLATAVLCGIVIAALAFAWQHALDLRSDSATDPDGVKTYSPHGTLFFASTTRFQALFDAQQDPAQVVVDCRALHVMDHSAIAALETLSERYQKAGKRLELVGLSARNRALLEKAATRIPFQ from the coding sequence ATGTCTCTTTCCCTGTCCCTCCCGCAGATCCGCAGCAACGTGCTGGCCGGGCTGACCTCCTCGTTCGCCCTGGTGCCCGAATGCATCGCCTTCGCCCTGGTGGCCCAGCTCAACCCGCTGATGGGGCTGTACGGTGCCTTCATCATCTGCACCCTGACCGCTCTGTTCGGCGGCCGCCCGGCGATGATCTCCGGCGCTGCGGGCTCCATGGCGGTGGTCATCGTCGCCCTGGTGGTGCAGCACGGCGTGCAGTACCTGCTGGCGACCACGGTGCTGGGCGGGCTGATCATGCTGCTCTTCGGCCTGCTGCGCCTGGGCAAGCTGGTGCGCATGGTGCCGCACCCGGTGATGCTCGGCTTCGTCAACGGCCTGGCGATCATCATTGCCTGGTCGCAGCTGGAGCACTTCCACGACGCCCAGGGCGCCTGGCTGCGCGGCTCGGCCTTGTGGGTCATGCTCGGCCTGGTGCTGCTGACCATGCTGATCGTCTACGTCCTGCCGCGCCTGACCCGCGCGGTGCCGGCGGCGCTGGTAGCGATCGTCGGCGTCAGCCTGCTGGTGGCCTGGCTCGACCTGCCCACGCGCACCCTGGCCGACATGGCGGCCATCGCCGGCAACCTGCCGACCCTGCACCTGCCCCAGGTGCCGCTGACCCTGCAAACCCTGCAGATCATCCTGCCCTACGCCGCCTTGATGGCCATGGTCGGCCTGCTGGAAACCCTGTTGACCTTCAACCTCACCGACGAAATCACCGAGACCCGTGGCCAGCCCAACCGCGAGTGCATGGCGCTGGGTGCGGCGAATATCCTGTCGGGGTTGTTCGGCGGCATGGGCGGCTGCGCCATGATCGGCCAGACCGTGATCAATCTCAGCTCCGGCGGGCGCGGACGGCTGTCCGGGGTGGTCAGCGGGGTGATGATCCTGCTGTTCATTCTGTTCCTGTCGCCCATGATCGAGCGCATTCCGCTGGCGGCGCTGGCCGGGGTGATGTTCGTGGTCGCCCAGCAGACCTTTGCCTGGGGATCCTTGCGGGTGCTGGGCAAGGTGCCGCTGACCGACGCCCTGGTGATTGTCGCCGTGACCCTGGTCACCGTGTGCACCGACCTGGCCACGGCGGTGCTGTGTGGCATCGTCATCGCCGCGCTGGCCTTTGCCTGGCAGCATGCCCTGGACCTGCGTAGCGACAGCGCCACCGACCCTGACGGGGTCAAGACCTACAGCCCCCACGGCACACTGTTCTTCGCCTCGACCACGCGCTTTCAGGCGCTGTTCGATGCCCAGCAGGACCCCGCGCAGGTGGTGGTCGATTGCCGCGCCCTGCACGTGATGGACCATTCGGCGATTGCCGCGCTGGAGACCCTGAGCGAGCGCTATCAGAAGGCCGGCAAGCGTCTGGAGTTGGTCGGCCTGTCCGCGCGCAACCGGGCGTTGCTGGAGAAGGCCGCCACGCGGATTCCGTTCCAATAA
- a CDS encoding Gfo/Idh/MocA family oxidoreductase, which produces MPDAQGKIRYAVVGGGWISQGAFMPGVAQTRNSVMTALVTGDPIKADRLAQKYGLKSYAYEEFDTLLKSGEIDAVYVATPNFRHREFAEPALLAGIHVLLEKPMAASEEDCLAINAAARQSGAKLMIAYRLHCEPGTVEMVDRVRRGDIGDVRLFSSVFSQVTKPSNHRMQSGFWAGPATDMGPYPLNAVRNLFASEPVQVHAVATQTPGRPVNTPDTVNVTLRFPEERLATFTVSYSLPATERFQVIGDKGEFEASPCFGFGEGVGIAYRATLDGKTQEHKHPVVDHFGGETEYFSDCILNDRAPEPDGEEGWRDVRVLAAIERALSTGQAQRLEPLPSRRGIQRDQARSLPLAKVPDYVNTSQPNG; this is translated from the coding sequence ATGCCGGATGCACAAGGCAAAATTCGTTACGCAGTGGTCGGTGGCGGCTGGATTTCCCAGGGCGCGTTCATGCCCGGCGTGGCCCAGACCCGCAATTCGGTGATGACCGCGCTGGTCACCGGCGACCCGATCAAGGCCGACCGCCTGGCCCAGAAATACGGCCTGAAGAGTTACGCCTATGAAGAGTTCGACACCTTGCTCAAGAGTGGCGAAATCGACGCCGTGTACGTCGCCACCCCGAACTTCCGCCACCGTGAGTTCGCCGAGCCTGCGTTGCTGGCCGGCATCCACGTGTTGCTGGAAAAGCCCATGGCAGCCAGCGAAGAGGACTGCCTGGCAATCAATGCTGCGGCGCGGCAGTCGGGCGCCAAGCTGATGATCGCCTACCGCCTGCATTGCGAGCCGGGCACGGTGGAAATGGTCGACCGCGTGCGCCGCGGCGATATTGGCGACGTGCGTCTGTTCAGCTCGGTGTTCAGCCAGGTCACCAAGCCCTCCAACCACCGCATGCAGAGCGGCTTCTGGGCCGGCCCCGCGACCGACATGGGCCCCTACCCGCTCAATGCGGTGCGCAACCTGTTCGCCAGCGAGCCGGTGCAAGTGCACGCCGTGGCCACTCAGACGCCGGGCCGACCGGTCAACACGCCAGACACGGTCAACGTGACCTTGCGTTTCCCCGAAGAGCGCCTGGCGACCTTTACCGTCAGCTACAGCCTGCCGGCCACCGAGCGCTTCCAGGTGATCGGCGACAAGGGTGAGTTCGAAGCCTCGCCGTGCTTCGGCTTTGGCGAGGGCGTGGGGATCGCCTACCGGGCGACCCTCGACGGCAAGACCCAGGAACACAAGCACCCGGTGGTCGACCATTTTGGTGGCGAAACCGAGTATTTCTCCGATTGCATCCTCAATGACCGCGCCCCCGAGCCGGACGGTGAGGAAGGCTGGCGCGATGTACGCGTGCTGGCGGCCATAGAACGCGCCTTGAGCACCGGCCAGGCCCAGCGCCTCGAGCCACTGCCATCGCGCCGCGGCATCCAGCGCGACCAGGCTCGCAGCCTGCCCCTGGCCAAGGTGCCGGATTATGTGAATACTTCGCAGCCCAATGGGTGA
- a CDS encoding Gfo/Idh/MocA family oxidoreductase has protein sequence MRPIRLGLVGYGKIAQDQHVPAIRANSAFELLAVATLGEPCPGVENFRSLAEMLEQGPTLDAVAFCTPPQGRYAQVSQALIAGKHVLVEKPPCATLGEAMALVEQAREQGVSCLFAWHSRFAPGVEAARDWLAERELDSVKVDWKEDVRKWHPGQQWIWQPGGLGVFDPGINALSILSYLLPESLFVEAAALRFPANRQAPIAADVQMTDSNGLNVRAEFDWDHGQEELWQIEIKAQGDVLRLEQGGALLSVDGVAQPVAPEGEYAAVYRHFQRLVRDGASDVDLQPLRIVADSFFVGGREVVGAFED, from the coding sequence ATGCGTCCGATTCGTCTGGGACTGGTAGGTTACGGGAAGATCGCGCAAGACCAACATGTGCCGGCGATCCGTGCCAATTCGGCGTTCGAGCTGCTGGCCGTGGCCACCTTGGGCGAGCCTTGCCCTGGGGTGGAAAATTTCCGCTCGCTGGCCGAGATGCTCGAGCAGGGGCCGACACTGGATGCCGTGGCGTTCTGCACGCCCCCGCAGGGCCGTTACGCCCAGGTCAGCCAGGCGCTGATTGCAGGCAAGCATGTGCTGGTCGAGAAACCGCCTTGCGCTACTTTGGGCGAGGCCATGGCGCTGGTCGAGCAGGCACGTGAGCAGGGCGTCAGTTGCCTGTTCGCCTGGCACTCGCGCTTCGCCCCCGGGGTGGAAGCGGCCCGCGACTGGCTGGCCGAGCGCGAACTGGACAGCGTCAAGGTCGACTGGAAGGAAGACGTGCGCAAATGGCACCCCGGACAGCAGTGGATCTGGCAGCCGGGGGGGCTCGGGGTATTCGACCCGGGCATCAATGCGCTGTCGATCCTGAGTTACCTGTTGCCCGAGAGCCTGTTCGTCGAGGCCGCCGCGCTGCGTTTCCCTGCCAACCGCCAGGCGCCGATTGCGGCCGATGTGCAGATGACCGACAGCAACGGCTTGAACGTGCGCGCCGAGTTCGACTGGGACCATGGCCAGGAAGAACTCTGGCAGATCGAGATCAAGGCCCAGGGCGACGTGCTGCGCCTGGAGCAAGGCGGGGCGCTGCTCAGTGTCGATGGCGTGGCCCAGCCGGTGGCTCCGGAAGGGGAGTATGCGGCGGTGTATCGGCACTTCCAGCGGTTGGTCAGGGATGGGGCAAGCGATGTCGACCTGCAGCCATTGCGCATTGTGGCTGACAGTTTTTTTGTGGGGGGCAGGGAAGTGGTGGGGGCTTTCGAGGATTAG
- a CDS encoding DUF3597 domain-containing protein — MSLFSAILEKLGIGPHTDASAQPAPAPTTPTADAPSAGAPASSATQAVSSVDVAAKLDGLASNNPEKLNWRTSIVDLLKLLGLDSGLTKRQELAKELKYSGSTEDSASMNIWLHKEVLRKIAENGGELPADLH; from the coding sequence ATGAGCCTGTTTTCAGCCATTCTGGAGAAACTCGGCATCGGCCCCCACACCGATGCGTCCGCCCAGCCAGCCCCCGCGCCGACAACGCCCACCGCCGATGCGCCGAGCGCCGGGGCTCCAGCCAGCAGCGCTACGCAGGCCGTCAGCAGCGTCGATGTCGCCGCCAAGCTTGACGGCCTGGCCAGCAATAACCCCGAGAAACTGAACTGGCGCACCTCGATTGTCGACCTGCTCAAGCTGCTCGGCCTCGACAGCGGCCTGACCAAGCGCCAGGAGCTGGCCAAGGAACTGAAATACAGCGGTTCGACCGAGGATTCGGCCAGCATGAACATCTGGCTGCACAAGGAAGTGCTGCGCAAGATCGCTGAAAATGGCGGCGAGCTGCCAGCTGACCTGCACTGA
- a CDS encoding VOC family protein produces MSLSPFHLAIPVHDLAAARRFYGEVFNLPEGRSSEHWVDFDFYGHQLVIHEHPQTDSQAHAGTNAVDGHDVPVPHFGIILHWEQWEALAERLQRLGTRFVIEPYIRFKGQVGEQATMFLYDPCGNALEFKAFKDMSQLFAK; encoded by the coding sequence ATGAGCCTTTCGCCCTTTCACCTCGCTATCCCTGTTCACGACTTGGCCGCTGCCCGGCGCTTCTACGGCGAGGTGTTCAACCTGCCCGAAGGCCGCTCCAGCGAGCACTGGGTGGATTTCGATTTCTACGGGCACCAGTTGGTGATTCACGAGCATCCGCAGACCGACTCCCAGGCCCACGCTGGCACCAATGCGGTGGACGGTCATGACGTACCCGTGCCGCACTTCGGCATCATCCTGCACTGGGAGCAGTGGGAGGCGCTGGCCGAGCGCCTGCAACGGCTGGGCACGCGCTTTGTCATCGAACCCTATATCCGCTTCAAGGGCCAGGTCGGCGAGCAGGCCACCATGTTTCTCTATGACCCCTGCGGCAACGCGCTGGAGTTCAAGGCCTTCAAGGACATGAGCCAGCTGTTCGCCAAGTGA
- a CDS encoding LysR family transcriptional regulator, with amino-acid sequence MIREMKTLLSVAQLGTFVAAGNRVGLTQSAVSAQMRSLEQAVGTPLFERTGRTATLNAAGQRAVRMATEILQIYERLCTPEQPDGYHGSLTLGAIASAQTGMLPAALVHLRETAPQVQTKLVPGVSLNLLSAVDAGELDLAIMIRPPFAVPKELRVELLAQEPFVLICPLDLPGDDPLQLLRDQPLVRYDRHSFGGRLVSNFLREQRIEARAGLELDELDAIVRMVAAGLGVSLIPRAGLWLQQPARVRVLELGPLTFHRELVLVLRHAQHRQPLIQLFRQCLGGTGETADQIGGDALTTRRHSPS; translated from the coding sequence ATGATCCGTGAAATGAAAACCCTGTTGAGCGTGGCCCAGCTGGGCACCTTTGTCGCTGCCGGCAACCGCGTCGGCTTGACCCAGTCGGCGGTCAGCGCGCAGATGCGCAGCCTGGAGCAAGCCGTGGGCACGCCACTGTTCGAACGCACCGGACGCACCGCCACCCTCAACGCGGCCGGCCAGCGCGCGGTGCGCATGGCGACCGAGATCCTGCAGATCTACGAGCGCCTGTGTACCCCCGAGCAACCGGACGGCTACCACGGCAGCCTGACCCTGGGCGCCATCGCCAGCGCCCAGACCGGCATGCTGCCTGCAGCCCTGGTGCACCTGCGCGAAACCGCGCCGCAGGTGCAGACCAAACTGGTGCCGGGAGTGTCTTTGAACCTGCTCAGTGCGGTGGACGCGGGCGAACTGGACCTGGCGATCATGATCCGCCCGCCGTTTGCCGTGCCCAAGGAGCTGCGCGTCGAGCTGCTGGCCCAGGAGCCCTTCGTGCTGATCTGCCCGCTCGACCTGCCCGGCGACGACCCCCTGCAACTGCTGCGCGACCAGCCGCTGGTGCGCTACGACCGCCACTCTTTCGGCGGCCGGCTGGTCAGCAACTTTTTGCGCGAACAGCGCATCGAAGCCCGCGCCGGGCTGGAGCTCGATGAACTGGATGCGATCGTGCGCATGGTAGCTGCGGGCCTGGGCGTTTCACTGATCCCCCGCGCCGGCTTGTGGTTGCAGCAGCCGGCGCGGGTGCGGGTGCTGGAACTGGGGCCACTGACCTTTCATCGCGAGCTGGTGCTGGTGCTGCGCCATGCCCAGCACCGGCAGCCCTTGATCCAGCTGTTCCGCCAGTGCCTGGGCGGCACCGGCGAGACCGCCGATCAGATCGGCGGCGACGCGCTGACCACCCGCAGGCACAGCCCCTCGTAG
- a CDS encoding aldehyde dehydrogenase (NADP(+)) translates to MPNVLGQNFIAGARSAQGKPQHKSLDASTGEALPYEFYQATDAEIDAAALAAKGAFAEYRQLSPARRAEFLDAIANELDALDDEFVAIVCRETALPAGRIQGERARTSGQMRLFAKVLRRGDFLGARIDLALPDRKPLPRVDLRQYRIGVGPIAVFGASNFPLAFSTAGGDTASALAAGCPVVFKAHSGHMATADLVGCAIIRAAESTGMPKGVFNMIFGSGVGEGLVKHPAIQGVGFTGSLHGGNALCKLAAERPQPIPVFAEMSSINPVILLPDALAARGDTVAKDLAASVALGGGQFCTNPGLVVGVRSPAFSAFLGQLQEHLGAQAPQTLLNAGGLKSYEKGVAHLLAHPGITHLAGNPQEGKQAQSQLFKADVSLLLEGDELLQEEVFGPATIVVEVADDAELERALLGLRGQLTATLIGEPADLQKYQWLVPLLEQKVGRILVNGYPTGVEVSDAMVHGGPYPATSDARGTSVGTFAIDRFLRPVCYQNYPDALLPEALRNANPLGLQRLVNGEWSSQPIN, encoded by the coding sequence ATGCCCAATGTTCTCGGCCAGAACTTCATCGCCGGCGCTCGCAGCGCGCAAGGCAAGCCCCAGCACAAGAGCCTCGACGCCAGCACCGGCGAAGCGTTGCCGTATGAGTTCTATCAAGCCACCGATGCCGAAATCGATGCCGCCGCCCTGGCCGCCAAGGGCGCCTTTGCCGAGTACCGCCAGCTGAGCCCGGCCCGTCGCGCTGAATTCCTCGACGCCATCGCCAACGAACTGGACGCCCTGGACGATGAGTTCGTCGCCATCGTCTGCCGTGAAACTGCCCTGCCCGCCGGCCGTATCCAGGGCGAGCGTGCGCGCACCAGCGGGCAGATGCGTCTGTTCGCCAAGGTCCTGCGCCGCGGCGATTTCCTCGGCGCGCGCATCGACCTGGCCCTGCCGGACCGCAAGCCGCTGCCGCGTGTCGACCTGCGCCAATACCGCATCGGCGTCGGCCCGATCGCCGTGTTCGGTGCCAGCAACTTTCCACTGGCCTTCTCCACCGCTGGCGGTGACACCGCGTCGGCCCTGGCGGCTGGCTGCCCGGTCGTTTTCAAGGCCCATAGCGGCCACATGGCCACCGCCGACCTGGTGGGCTGCGCGATCATCCGCGCCGCTGAAAGCACCGGCATGCCCAAGGGCGTGTTCAACATGATCTTCGGCAGCGGCGTGGGTGAAGGCCTGGTCAAGCACCCGGCCATCCAGGGTGTCGGCTTCACCGGTTCGCTGCACGGCGGCAACGCCCTGTGCAAATTGGCTGCCGAGCGTCCACAACCGATTCCGGTGTTCGCCGAGATGTCCAGCATCAACCCGGTGATCCTGCTGCCCGACGCCCTCGCCGCCCGCGGCGACACCGTGGCCAAGGACCTGGCAGCTTCCGTGGCCCTGGGTGGCGGCCAGTTCTGCACCAACCCAGGCCTCGTGGTCGGTGTACGGTCGCCAGCCTTCAGCGCCTTCCTCGGCCAGCTGCAGGAACACCTCGGCGCCCAGGCACCGCAGACGCTGCTCAACGCCGGCGGCCTGAAAAGCTATGAAAAAGGCGTCGCCCACCTGCTGGCGCACCCGGGTATCACCCACCTGGCCGGCAATCCGCAGGAAGGCAAGCAAGCGCAATCGCAGCTGTTCAAGGCTGACGTCAGCCTGCTGCTCGAAGGCGACGAGCTGCTGCAGGAAGAAGTCTTCGGCCCGGCGACCATTGTCGTCGAAGTCGCCGACGACGCCGAACTGGAACGTGCCCTGCTGGGCCTGCGCGGCCAGCTGACGGCCACGCTGATCGGCGAGCCGGCGGATCTGCAGAAATATCAGTGGCTGGTGCCGCTGCTGGAGCAGAAGGTCGGGCGAATCCTGGTCAACGGCTACCCAACCGGTGTGGAAGTGTCCGACGCCATGGTTCACGGCGGCCCGTACCCGGCGACGTCCGACGCCCGCGGCACTTCGGTGGGTACCTTCGCCATCGACCGCTTCCTGCGCCCAGTGTGCTATCAGAACTACCCGGATGCGCTGCTCCCCGAGGCGCTGCGCAACGCCAACCCGCTGGGCCTGCAACGCCTGGTCAACGGTGAGTGGAGCAGCCAGCCGATCAACTGA
- a CDS encoding HD-GYP domain-containing protein: protein MIKKIAVSDLQVGMFVHEFGGAWLDHPFWKSRFKVQHSADLNKIRESGIGEVFIDTERGSDVPSRPAERPPLAAQVCAAVDRPPRVALDVEVSRALKICGRAKDAVISMFNDARMGQAINAQDTALLIGEISASVERHPQALISLSRLKTSDEYTYMHSVAVCALMVALARQLDMPDEWVREAGVAGLLHDIGKMTIDIDILNKPGRLTDDEYGIVKGHPEGGLRILQQSKLNSATAIDVCLHHHEKYDGSGYPFGLAGEQISVFARMAAICDVYDAITSERPYKKAWGPAHSIREMATWAGHFDEKIFQAFVRAVGIYPIGALVRLHSERIGLVVEQNDRHLLKPKVMLLVSARTRMPLERKVLDLASFTAEDRIIRIESVKDWDLHNLDEIWSGLPAPVQGSRF from the coding sequence ATGATCAAAAAGATAGCCGTCAGTGATCTGCAAGTCGGGATGTTCGTCCACGAATTCGGCGGGGCGTGGCTGGATCACCCCTTCTGGAAGTCGCGCTTCAAGGTTCAGCACAGCGCCGACCTGAACAAGATCCGCGAGTCGGGCATCGGTGAAGTCTTCATCGACACCGAACGCGGCAGCGATGTGCCGAGCAGGCCTGCCGAACGCCCGCCGCTGGCGGCCCAGGTCTGCGCGGCCGTGGACAGGCCGCCGCGGGTGGCGCTGGACGTCGAGGTGTCGCGCGCCTTGAAGATCTGCGGCCGGGCCAAGGACGCCGTGATCAGCATGTTCAACGATGCGCGGATGGGCCAGGCGATCAACGCCCAGGACACCGCCCTCCTGATCGGCGAGATCTCAGCCTCCGTAGAGCGCCATCCGCAGGCCCTGATCAGCCTGTCGCGGCTCAAGACCTCGGACGAATACACCTACATGCATTCGGTGGCGGTGTGCGCGCTGATGGTCGCCCTCGCCCGCCAGCTCGACATGCCCGATGAATGGGTGCGCGAGGCCGGCGTGGCCGGGCTGCTGCACGATATCGGCAAGATGACCATCGACATCGACATCCTGAACAAGCCGGGGCGCCTGACCGACGACGAGTATGGCATCGTCAAGGGCCACCCCGAAGGCGGCCTGCGTATCCTCCAGCAGAGCAAGCTCAACAGCGCCACGGCCATCGACGTGTGCCTGCACCACCACGAGAAATACGACGGCAGCGGCTACCCCTTCGGCCTGGCCGGCGAGCAGATCAGCGTGTTTGCGCGCATGGCGGCGATCTGTGACGTGTACGACGCCATCACCTCCGAGCGCCCGTACAAGAAAGCCTGGGGCCCGGCGCACTCGATCCGCGAGATGGCCACCTGGGCCGGGCACTTCGACGAAAAGATCTTCCAGGCCTTCGTCCGCGCCGTGGGCATCTACCCGATCGGCGCGCTGGTGCGCCTGCACAGCGAACGCATCGGCCTGGTGGTGGAGCAGAACGACAGGCACCTGCTCAAGCCCAAGGTCATGCTGCTGGTGTCGGCACGCACGCGCATGCCGCTGGAGCGCAAGGTGCTGGACCTGGCCAGCTTCACCGCCGAGGACCGCATCATCCGCATCGAGTCGGTCAAGGACTGGGACCTGCACAACCTGGATGAAATCTGGAGCGGCCTGCCCGCGCCGGTACAAGGCTCGCGTTTCTGA